The following proteins are co-located in the Ostrinia nubilalis chromosome 22, ilOstNubi1.1, whole genome shotgun sequence genome:
- the LOC135083059 gene encoding uncharacterized protein LOC135083059, which yields MAALSCYQPCRSHLAQPARCFDDEDSRQASATLSLRRRQFIERCHEARSTRHSDLISEVSVKKTREELTKHAAQTIPLNRRLNVESGWSKVEEVRKKFEGAATVSSFSRSFESPPRRRLADSLFASFKLPRKKEGMSAPRSLAPQPQQKRKSAVELLAESKAFYVKSETVLDRKQELPLRVSSGLSQAIAAGGCHLVSSGALNNDACCNPYATTRSVGSTRRAVSAGEGLQNTLRRLLEHSDSRENVYSPAYASAHKIYAESRRLKDSYPDRETNPRSQHTSGTFSGTSSSGTSGSKAQKSDPDKLNRPLSFGDARVFFPESFVIPRQRPSEVVIKGAYSIPSSHSSPSHMELPEPVVSGPGSPAEQLGAISPPAQYAHSAPRYTRSNSHSQPSARGDEGSNINSHKSLPDLHTQARSYTEHPTVTGTETIGSIGRSPRRRRHSNHQRTASCSSKGTRSNHSSLMSSCEAFSEHPSPGEDNYQSYNSRCGSSFARDSGGSSGHYTQRSAPPHHHRRTDSGSSTQHDQTSRYNSYYPEYGQELECYVSAPPQFQDGAPSPPPALAPHYPPQPRVGIHFQASAPPPQFQDEPPVYDYGDYDCAYKTPLKCLNVGRKEYSNTRDYNRYHSPSTELVSKQPQYQQMRRPRLDDTQEYVNANQMCPPEEVTSPLGTFKRQRCLRYKQRRPRPILRSKSDISDRYRRTDGRSPASAPCEGEDSPDSPSEESLRLQQFFERLGLEPRQYDSIVRDAPPESPVFFSSASTVDSNQLAATADYTVRIILAFSRSLPRVRLWTYFIPLGDEFTPDSPSEESLRLQQLYKNTTASLA from the exons ATGGCCGCGCTCTCCTGCTACCAGCCCTGCCGCTCGCACCTCGCGCAGCCCGCTAG GTGTTTTGACGACGAAGACAGCCGCCAGGCATCGGCCACCCTCTCGTTGCGTCGCCGTCAGTTCATCGAGCGGTGCCATGAGGCTCGCAGCACCCGCCATAGCGACCTGATCTCGGAGGTGTCGGTCAAGAAGACCAG GGAGGAGTTGACCAAGCATGCGGCACAAACCATCCCGCTGAACCGCCGGCTCAACGTGGAGTCCGGCTGGTCGAAGGTCGAGGAGGTTCGGAAGAAGTTCGAGGGTGCGGCTACTGTGTCCTCCTTCTCCAGGTCCTTCGAGTCGCCGCCAAG GCGTCGCCTAGCCGACTCACTGTTCGCGAGTTTCAAGCTCCCGCGCAAGAAGGAAGGCATGTCGGCGCCGCGCTCGCTCGCGCCGCAGCCGCAGCAGAAGCGCAAGTCTGCTGTCGAGCTGCTGGCGGAGAGCAAGGCCTTCTACGTCAAGTCCGAGACGGTGCTGGATCGGAAGCAGGAGTTACCGCTTAGG GTTAGCAGTGGTCTGAGTCAAGCTATAGCAGCGGGTGGTTGTCACCTCGTCAGCTCTGGGGCACTCAACAATGATGCTTGCTGCAACCCTT ATGCAACAACAAGAAGTGTTGGCAGTACCAGGCGGGCGGTGAGCGCGGGCGAGGGTCTGCAGAACACTCTCAGAAGGTTGCTAGAGCACTCGGATAGCAGGGAGAATGTCTACTCACCGGCTTATGCTT CAGCGCACAAAATCTACGCAGAAAGCAGACGGCTCAAAGACTCGTACCCTGATCGGGAGACCAATCCCCGCTCGCAGCACACCTCCGGAACTTTCTCTGGGACCTCGTCTTCTGGGACGTCGGGGTCTAAGGCGCAGAAGTCGGACCCTGACAAGTTGAACAGGCCCTTAAGTTTTGGAGACGCAAGGGTGTTCTTCCCGGAGTCTTTCGTGATACCGCGACAGCGGCCGAGCGAAGTTGTGATTAAAGGCGCTTATTCTATAC CGAGCTCGCACTCCAGCCCCTCGCACATGGAACTGCCTGAACCGGTGGTGAGCGGGCCAGGGTCACCAGCCGAGCAGCTGGGTGCCATCAGCCCGCCCGCCCAATACGCGCACTCCGCGCCCAGGTATACCAG GTCTAATTCTCACTCGCAGCCAAGCGCGCGCGGCGACGAGGGCAGCAACATAAATAGTCACAAATCACTGCCCGACCTCCACACGCAGGCTCGCTCCTATACTGAACA CCCAACCGTGACGGGCACGGAGACGATCGGCTCCATCGGCCGCTCGCCGCGCCGTCGGAGGCACTCCAACCATCAGCGGACTGCCTCGTGCTCTTCTAAGGGGACGAG GTCAAATCATTCTTCTTTGATGTCATCGTGTGAAGCTTTCTCCGAACATCCTTCTCCGGGGGAGGACAACTACCAATCTTACAATAG TCGATGCGGGTCGTCCTTCGCAAGGGACTCGGGAGGCTCCAGCGGGCATTACACGCAGCGGAGCGCGCCTCCGCACCACCACCGCCGCACCGACTCTGGCTCGTCCACACAGCATGATCAGACGAG CCGCTACAACTCGTACTACCCGGAGTACGGGCAGGAGCTGGAATGCTACGTGTCGGCGCCGCCGCAGTTCCAAGATGGCGCGCCCTCGCCGCCGCCTGCGCTCGCGCCGCACTACCCGCCGCAACCGAGAGTTGGGATACACTTCCAG GCCAGCGCCCCGCCGCCGCAGTTCCAAGACGAGCCGCCTGTGTACGACTATGGTGACTACGACTGCGCCTACAAGACGCCGCTCAAATGTCTCAACGTGGGCCGAAAGGAGTACAGTAACACTAGAGATTATAATAG ATACCACTCGCCAAGCACGGAACTGGTGAGCAAGCAGCCGCAGTATCAACAGATGCGACGTCCGCGCCTCGATGATACGCAGGAATACGTTAATGCAAACCAG aTGTGTCCACCAGAGGAGGTGACGTCACCTCTGGGCACGTTCAAGAGACAACGGTGCTTGCGCTACAAGCAGAGGCGACCGCGACCGATATTGCGCTCGAAATCAGATATCTCTGACAG atACCGGCGCACAGATGGCCGTAGCCCTGCGTCGGCTCCATGCGAGGGCGAGGACTCTCCCGACAGTCCCTCTGAGGAGTCATTACGTCTCCAGCAGTTCTTCGAGCGGCTGGGGCTGGAGCCGCGCCAGTACGACTCCATAGTGCGGGACGCGCCGCCCGAGAGCCCGGTGTTCTTCTCCTCGGCCTCTACGGTCGACTCCAACCAGCTGGCTGCTACCGCTGATTACACGGTTCGTATTATACTAGCTTTTAGCCGCAGCCTCCCTCGTGTTAGACTTTGGACCTACTTCATCCCCTTGGGAGATGAATTCACCCCCGACAGCCCTTCTGAGGAGTCGCTACGGCTCCAGCAGCTCTACAAGAATACTACGGCTTCGCTCGCGTAA